The genomic region AAGCAGGCAAGCTTCGAGGCGCTCGATGCGATCAAAGCCAAGCCCGGCCGGGTCTGCCCGCTGGTGTGCGATCATGGCTTCAAGGCCGACGGCGATGCTTGCGTGAAGATCGCCTGCCGCGCCGGCTATCGCGTCAACGACGACAATGAATGCGAGAAGGTGCAGGACAAGAAGCCGGTTGCGACCCGGGAGGATGCCAAGAAGCGAGACTCGGAGCGGAAGCAAACCGAAGCTGCTCCTTCGAAGCCCTCCGCATCTGGGCAAATGGTTTGCAACAGCGCGGGCTGCCGTCCCGTTCGGTCGGGCTGTCGCCTTGAATCAAAAAGCACAGGCCACGCCCTGGTTAACGTCGAAGTCTGCAACTGAAGAGAGTGCCAGGCGTTGCAGAGATGCGTCATGTCGCGTCTGGGCGTAGACTCTGCACTGCAACGCCAAGAGCGTTGCAGTGCGTCCGGGACACGGAGAACGCCGCGCAGGAGTGAAGACTTCGCTTCGCTCGCAATGACGGCGTGACAAACTACTCCTGATCCACCAGATCATCTTCGAGGATCGCCATCTGGAACTGGAACGAGCGATCGTCGTCCTCGTCGTCGACGAAGAGCACGCCGATGAACTCCTCGCCGATATAGACTTCGGCGGAATCGTCCTTCTTCGGCCGCGGCACGACGCGGATCTTGGGATTGCCGAATACGCGCTTCAGATACGCATCCAACTTTCTGACTTCTTTGACGTCCACGGCAAGTCTCCGATCGAAAATGGTCGGCGGGTTTTAGGACGAGATGCGGCGAACCGCCAGCACGAATTGTCAAAGAATTTGGGGAGGAAAAGGG from Bradyrhizobium sp. CB1015 harbors:
- a CDS encoding DUF3126 family protein, whose translation is MDVKEVRKLDAYLKRVFGNPKIRVVPRPKKDDSAEVYIGEEFIGVLFVDDEDDDRSFQFQMAILEDDLVDQE